The genome window CCCTGAAGACATTACCTTAACGCGCACAGTGATTCAGGCAGGAAAAATGCTGGATATCGGGGTGCTGGATCATTTGATCATTGGACAGAATCGCTGGGTCAGTTTGAAAGAACGAGGGCTGGATTTTTCATGACATTTTGAGGTGGGCAAATGGCTGAAGTCATTGGAAATCTCAGAGAAAATGCTACCGAAGGTGAAAAGAGGACATTGAAATTCCTCAAACAAAATTTACCTAAAGAATTTACCGTTTATGTTGAACCGCAGGTTTTTTCGGAGCGCGAGATGCGTTATCCGGACTTTATTGTGGTAAGTAATTATGGATACGTCGTCCTGGAAGTAAAAGATTGGATACAAATTCAGAAGGTTGATCCTCAACGTGCTTTTATTGTTACAAAAAAAGGAGAAATTAGAGAAGAGAAAAATCCTGTTTATCTTGCTCGAGAGTATGGCTTTCAGGTAGAAGCAGAGATAAAAAAACGGCAAAACCAAATGGGCAAAGAAAAAGCCGAAAAAATATCCTGGAGTTATGCGGCGGTTCTACCGAATTTACCACAATCTGTAATTACCCAATTATGGAAAGCATGGGGAGAGGGATTTGTTTGGGGGATTAGTGACTTGAGTTTGCCCGACCTGCTCCTTGCTCGCATGAAAAACATCTTTCCTGATTATCGTTTGCAAAAAGGGGGACTCACGCGGGAACAATTGAATCTGATTCGGGGCGTTATTTTTCCGATTGTTGAAATCAGCCGTCCAGAAGGCACAGTATTTCTTGACCAGACGCAGGAAAGTGTTGTGGCAGAACCTGTGCATGTTGAGAAAACTATAGAGACGAAAGCACAAAAGAAAGAAGCCCATCTTCAGAGTTTATTTGAAAGTCTTCAGCCACAGGAAAGTGTGCAGGAAGAAGAACTTCCTCCAGAGGGGAGAAAACTTGTTCAGAATATTTCTATTCGCCTCTTGCGAGGTTATGCGGGGAGTGGCAAAACGCTGGTGTTGATTCAACGTGCTCGTTATCTGTCCAAGATTTACCCGGATTGGAAAATCGCCGTTGTGACTTTCAATAAACTGCTACAGCAGTGGCTTGAGAGTGAATTAGAAAGCACCGAGGTTAAAGTCAGGACTTTTCATGGGATGTGTCTTTCTGTGTTGCCCAAGAATTTACAGGAAGAGGATGACCAGAAAGAGATGTTATTGGACAGGTGGCTTGATTCGGTTGAGCAGACTTATCCAATCATCGACATAGTCGGTAAAGCCGCGCTTAAACAAGAAATTAACTGGATCCGGGATATGGGGATTCTTCGCTCTGAGGATTACCTTCAGATTGAGAGACATGGATTAGGGGCAAAACTCCGTCTCTCGAAGACATATCGAGAAGGGGTGTTCAATCTCCTTGAGGCGTATCGTCAGTATCTTCGCCAGAACACGTTATGGGATTGGCAGGAATTGCCCTATTATGCTCTGGAGTGCCTGCAAGATCCTCAACATTCTTCTATTTCAAAATTCAACGCCATATTGATTGATGAGGCTCAGGATTGGGCACCAGTATGGTTACGCGTGATTCAGTATTTCCTCATTCCGGAGAATGGACTGCTGTTTCTCGCCGATGATCCTTCGCAGAGTATTTATCGGTTATTTTCCTGGAAAGAAAAAGGAATTGAAGTGGTGGGAAGAACCCGATGGTTACGCACCCCGTACCGCAATACCTGGGAGATTTATAACGCTGCCTATCAACTCATCAAGGGGAACCCTGAAATTGAGAAGTCTCTGCAGGAAACTGGAGAACCTGTTGCTCCTGAATTATCTCCTGACCAGATGCGCCATGGAGCAAAGCCCATTCTTAAGCGGTGTTCAGACATCGCTGATGAACTGACGTTTATTAAAAACACGGTCTATGTATTAACTCAACAAAATATCCGTGAAAATCAAATTGCCGTGCTGGTGCGTTTCAAGAAGGATATGGAAGCAATTAAGTCAGAATTAAGAGGGACTGAGGTAGTTGTGAATCCCATCCATGGGTTCAAAGGTTTGGAAAAGCAAGCAGTCATTATTCCCTATCTTCAAAAATTTACCACATCTGATGAAACCGCAGAACTCCGTTTGCTCTACATGGCGATGACCAGAGCCCGTTCACAATTGTATTTAAGTTATTCGGGCACCTTACCGCGGATTTTCGAAAGACTCAAGGGTAGCGAATGGATAGATTTTCTGGGGATGTGAGAAAAAGAGACGGTACTCTTTGACAAGATTGGCAACTTACCTTAAAATTAGCCGTCGGGCAATCATACGAAAGTAAAGGGCTACGATTCATGAAAGAGTATAAAACTGAGGCAATTCGAAACATCGCATTGGTTTCACATAGCAGCGCAGGGAAGACCATGCTTGCAGAGGCTTTCCTGCATGTTACGGGGGCTACTACCCGTTTAGGAAAAATTGAGGACGGTACCACGGTTTCCGATTTTGAGGACGAAGAAATTCGCCGTGGTATTTCATTAAGCACCTCTGTCATCCCGGTGGAGTATAAAGATGTCAAAATTAACGTTCTGGACACACCGGGGTACCTTGATTTTGTCGGCGAGGTGATTTCTGCTCTACGTGTAGCCGATGGCGCCATCGCGCTGGTGGACTCGGTTGCCGGCGTCGAGGTGGGTACTGAAATTACCTGGCAATACCTGGACAAATTCAATCTGCCTCGCTTTGTCGTGATTAACAAAATGGATCGCGATAATGCGAACTTCAAGAAAGCGCTGGCTTCCATCCAGGAATTCTCTTCTGTGCGTCTTATCCCGGTGCAGTTGCCCTGGGGAGAGAAACAAGCCTTCCAGGGTGTGATCGACCTTCTGACGATGAAAGCCTACAAGGGCGACGGGAAGACAGTGGTGGATATTCCGGCGGAATATCGCGCTGAGGCTGAAGAAGCCCGCACTGCCCTCATTGAAGCCGCCGCTGAAGGCGAAGATGCGCTTTTAGAGAAATACCTTGAATCTGGTGAATTGAGTCCGGAAGAAATTATTCGCGGTTTGAAAGCCGTTGTGCGCAATGTCAGTTTTGCGCCTGTGTTTGTAGCGGCTGGTGCAGCAGAGATTGGTATTATCCCCTTGCTGGATGCTATTGTCAGTCTAATGCCTTCACCGGCAGA of Anaerolinea thermophila UNI-1 contains these proteins:
- a CDS encoding nuclease-related domain-containing DEAD/DEAH box helicase, which encodes MAEVIGNLRENATEGEKRTLKFLKQNLPKEFTVYVEPQVFSEREMRYPDFIVVSNYGYVVLEVKDWIQIQKVDPQRAFIVTKKGEIREEKNPVYLAREYGFQVEAEIKKRQNQMGKEKAEKISWSYAAVLPNLPQSVITQLWKAWGEGFVWGISDLSLPDLLLARMKNIFPDYRLQKGGLTREQLNLIRGVIFPIVEISRPEGTVFLDQTQESVVAEPVHVEKTIETKAQKKEAHLQSLFESLQPQESVQEEELPPEGRKLVQNISIRLLRGYAGSGKTLVLIQRARYLSKIYPDWKIAVVTFNKLLQQWLESELESTEVKVRTFHGMCLSVLPKNLQEEDDQKEMLLDRWLDSVEQTYPIIDIVGKAALKQEINWIRDMGILRSEDYLQIERHGLGAKLRLSKTYREGVFNLLEAYRQYLRQNTLWDWQELPYYALECLQDPQHSSISKFNAILIDEAQDWAPVWLRVIQYFLIPENGLLFLADDPSQSIYRLFSWKEKGIEVVGRTRWLRTPYRNTWEIYNAAYQLIKGNPEIEKSLQETGEPVAPELSPDQMRHGAKPILKRCSDIADELTFIKNTVYVLTQQNIRENQIAVLVRFKKDMEAIKSELRGTEVVVNPIHGFKGLEKQAVIIPYLQKFTTSDETAELRLLYMAMTRARSQLYLSYSGTLPRIFERLKGSEWIDFLGM